A window of Periplaneta americana isolate PAMFEO1 chromosome 7, P.americana_PAMFEO1_priV1, whole genome shotgun sequence contains these coding sequences:
- the LOC138703148 gene encoding serine-rich adhesin for platelets-like isoform X2 translates to MRLPRPGRVPRSMLLFLCLTAAHNCHARPQQQQPTPGSTTETSSQRSVVAEGKQVTHNDAFFAPGAWRPIVPDTPVQHQLQIDQDRSRVRLEKGDDGKQRGGKSQNTADTQQLATTLTNNSTVTDRPGNNTGRAKQSSPLGDSIKSLANQLLGSNYFEKDSDESERDSDEDSSESMVDEDVRTPPRLKSQIKRKQNSQHTKLPPKTASTAQSYEDTEEESDHKGIAVPVIIEDDDDVDKTIEKLSQAESVGTPQPPTMTTQKKKTVTTRPTTTTTTTTTRPHYETTSSEGVSTWVLLSGSSSPTTPSHFTNKRKNNKSPTPAYHKVTSTTPAIEVQKIPPSSVSTKIPYYHTPLATTGTPYHKKPSTSTEQHYHFSPTTTTRKPVRTGITVSPGSLNQNETLEWLKLTKTRKPHPTRTTTIKTRIMSTTPTTTTTQAPVSTTKKRPTSLQTTNPKIQNRVTTVRPPIVTIIRQSVASTTEEQIASSAENGVEDNSAETSTDTTTKRPGHKKRKKNKNRRRRPSKKPDSNEDPESKTDDANASATNNKVATKERPLSTRIYNYLAREVMPSVGVGLLGLVVTAGLAGLIMYPFGGGLAARRTYEESGPHHHVSPNSYYHHGGYEGEMDGGQSEEEVFGKLLEGMNDKGEFTYSGIGEETTGYAGVSGMGTDIATDPAARHKGGRIEDGQSYSPGVRYNGGRIEDASRYDTRVRYDSGTAGYTKTPDSKLSHPYSQPYYGGDTQDRHQYESMATRSGEVGETAVEAQPLYSGAVNAASKPLYSGAVNAASEPLYSGAVNTASKPLYSGAVNTASKPLYSGAANAASKPSYNGAVNAASKQYGVGSVLVENNPHGPSGADTTAYGGHYYKSSYIDSQPYSGGIYPGMTAIGGQNFGNVQVDSKSGSHVSGAVPATENPSDAKQKTVSIVESKSPLSQQYRRGVSDNRQQYRDVIGTQPRSGGTIVAISVTKQPGSGNSGEKNSTNQLHVANKNETNPVRKNDDNHADQSGNFSIGSDILSRLSPQLQKRGTFVSGFVEHGPRSLRHRRDVSTSSKSTLPIGDERENEIDSDDSKLGSVNSEQNNKNLSQQSSGNSENLNNEVVSTAETTESSTIDDELTTYPIGNFKDFDLRTMTESTTLDNDLLATTNVSSEEEDDSDSEEDDDYETTVSSDITTISDDTSTKASYTELTTKTPETQFSLLGLFRRIAQFKLRVGLNLLKSTSQALTNYIERVQKRIDNDYNTYNDRSSSSRRIKRATSKGETNGKKIAEKLERMSKKQHTSLFKTIQRAVGV, encoded by the exons ATGAGACTGCCAAGGCCTGGCCGAGTTCCTCGGTCCATGTTGCTCTTCCTCTGTCTGACGGCGGCCCACAACTGCCATGCAAGACCTCAGCAGCAACAACCCACGCCAG GTTCTACAACTGAAACATCAAGCCAACGTTCTGTCGTAGCAGAAGGAAAACAGGTGACACACAACGATGCTTTCTTTGCACCCGGGGCCTGGAGACCCATTGTGCCCGACACACCAGTTCAGCATCAGCTTCAAATCGATCAAGATCGGAGCAG AGTCAGACTTGAGAAAGGGGATGATGGCAAACAAAGAGGAGGAAAGAGTCAAAATACAGCAGATACTCAACAACTGGCAACAACCCTTACCAACAATTCTACTGTAACAGACAGGCCTGGCAACAATACAGGGCGCGCCAAGCAATCTTCTCCGTTAGGTGATTCTATAAAATCATTAGCGAATCAATTATTAGGttctaattattttgaaaaagacAGCGATGAGAGTGAGCGAGACAGTGACGAAGACAGTAGTGAATCAATGGTGGACGAGGACGTGAGAACACCGCCCAGACTGAAGTCTCAAATAAAACGCAAGCAGAATAGCCAACACACAAAATTACCACCGAAGACTGCCTCAACCGCGCAGAGCTACGAGGATACGGAAGAAGAGTCAGATCATAAGGGAATTGCAGTGCCTGTTATCATTGAAGATGACGACGACGTGGATAAAACGATCGAGAAACTTTCTCAGGCCGAGTCGGTGGGCACTCCACAGCCGCCGACCATGACGACGCAGAAGAAGAAGACTGTGACGACAAGGCCCACAACCACGACAACTACCACAACCACGAGGCCCCATTACGAAACGACATCGTCAGAAGGCGTCTCGACGTGGGTGTTACTCAGCGGGAGCAGTTCCCCGACAACTCCTTCGCACTTCACCAACAAGAGGAAGAACAACAAATCGCCAACCCCGGCTTACCACAAGGTCACGTCCACCACACCGGCCATAGAAGTGCAGAAGATACCTCCGTCGTCAGTTTCTACCAAAATTCCATATTACCATACCCCTTTAGCCACAACGGGAACTCCGTACCACAAAAAACCCTCCACATCAACTGAACAACACTATCACTTCAGTCCTACAACGACGACAAGGAAGCCTGTCAGAACAGGGATAACGGTATCTCCTGGAAGCTTGAATCAAAACGAAACTCTCGAGTGGCTAAAACTGACGAAAACGCGTAAACCACATCCGACTCGCACGACGACAATTAAAACAAGAATTATGTCTACCACACCGACGACTACGACCACGCAGGCGCCTGTTTCTACGACTAAGAAGCGTCCGACAAGTCTGCAGACTACTAATCCGAAAATACAAAACAGGGTGACTACGGTTAGACCTCCAATAGTTACTATAATACGGCAATCTGTGGCCAGCACAACGGAAGAGCAGATTGCGTCGTCCGCAGAAAACGGAGTGGAAGATAACTCGGCCGAAACGTCCACTGATACCACAACAAAGCGACCGGGACACAAGAagcggaagaagaataaaaatcgaCGTCGCAGACCATCCAAGAAGCCGGACTCAAATGAAGACCCGGAAAGTAAAACTGATGATGCAAACGCATCGGCAACTAACAACAAAGTGGCTACGAAGGAACGTCCGCTGTCTACTAGGATATACAACTATCTGGCGCGCGAGGTGATGCCGTCGGTGGGGGTGGGTCTGCTGGGTCTCGTAGTGACAGCGGGGCTAGCGGGCCTCATCATGTACCCATTCGGCGGGGGGTTGGCCGCGAGGAGAACCTACGAGGAGTCGGGACCTCACCATCACGTGAGCCCCAACTCCTACTATCACCACGGAGGGTATGAGGGTGAAATGGACGGCGGACAGTCGGAGGAGGAGGTGTTCGGGAAATTACTGGAAGGGATGAACGACAAGGGGGAGTTTACGTACAGCGGAATAGGGGAGGAGACCACAGGGTATGCCGGTGTATCGGGAATGGGGACGGACATAGCGACAGATCCTGCTGCCAGGCACAAAGGGGGCAGGATAGAAGACGGGCAGTCGTACAGCCCTGGCGTGCGGTACAATGGAGGTAGGATAGAGGACGCGAGTAGATACGATACGAGGGTGCGGTACGACAGTGGGACAGCGGGGTACACGAAGACCCCAGACAGCAAGCTGAGCCACCCCTACTCGCAGCCGTACTACGGCGGAGACACGCAGGACAGGCATCAGTACGAATCAATGGCGACTAGAAGCGGCGAAGTAGGAGAAACGGCCGTAGAGGCGCAGCCCTTGTACAGCGGTGCAGTCAACGCGGCCTCGAAGCCCTTGTACAGCGGTGCAGTCAACGCGGCCTCGGAGCCCTTGTACAGCGGTGCAGTCAACACGGCCTCGAAGCCCTTGTACAGCGGTGCAGTCAACACGGCCTCGAAGCCCTTGTACAGCGGTGCAGCCAACGCGGCCTCGAAGCCCTCGTACAACGGTGCAGTCAACGCGGCCTCGAAGCAGTACGGCGTGGGCAGCGTGCTAGTCGAGAACAACCCGCACGGTCCTTCAGGTGCAGATACCACCGCGTACGGAGGGCATTACTACAAGTCCAGTTACATAGACTCCCAGCCCTATAGCGGAGGAATATATCCGGGCATGACTGCGATTGGGGGGCAAAACTTCGGAAATGTGCAAGTTGACAGCAAATCTGGATCACACGTCTCAGGGGCCGTGCCTGCCACAGAAAACCCATCCGACGCTAAGCAGAAGACAGTCAGTATCGTGGAGAGCAAGTCTCCGTTAAGCCAACAATATAGACGAGGTGTGTCTGACAACAGACAACAATACAGGGATGTGATAGGGACACAGCCACGTTCTGGAGGAACAATTGTTGCTATCTCCGTAACGAAACAACCTGGGTCTGGCAACTCAGGAGAGAAAAACTCGACCAACCAATTACATGTAGCAAATAAAAACGAAACAAATCCAGTTCGTAAAAACGACGACAATCATGCTGACCAAAGCGGTAATTTTAGCATAGGATCTGATATTCTGAGCAGGTTATCACCGCAACTACAGAAGAGAGGTACCTTTGTGTCAGGTTTTGTAGAACACGGACCTAGGAGTTTACGTCACAGGCGTGACGTCAGTACATCTTCTAAGAGCACTCTTCCTATAGGTGATGAGAGAGAAAACGAAATTGACAGTGACGATTCAAAATTAGGTAGTGTAAATAGTGAACAAAATAACAAGAATTTGTCGCAACAGTCTTCAGGAAATTCCGAAAATTTAAATAACGAAGTGGTATCAACGGCTGAAACCACAGAATCGTCCACAATCGACGACGAATTGACGACTTACCCGATTGGAAACTTCAAAGATTTTGACTTAAGAACGATGACTGAAAGCACGACACTCGATAACGACTTACTTGCGACGACGAACGTCAGCAGCGAAGAGGAAGATGACTCTGACAGTGAAGAAGACGATGATTATGAGACGACCGTGTCATCAGATATCACAACAATATCAGACGATACTTCCACCAAAGCCTCATACACGGAGCTGACGACCAAAACACCCGAAACTCAATTTTCACTTTTAGGTCTCTTTCGTCGTATAGCTCAGTTCAAACTCAGAGTGGGATTGAATCTTCTTAAAAGTACTTCTCAGGCTCTCACGAATTACATAGAAAGAGTTCAAAAGCGGATAGATAATGATTACAACACTTATAATGATAGATCATCCAGTTCTAGAAGAATCAAAAGAGCGACTTCAAAAGGAGAAACTAACGGGAAAAAAATAGCAGAGAAATTAGAAAGAATGAGCAAGAAGCAGCATACAAGCCTCTTCAAGACGATTCAGAGGGCAGTTGGGGTTTAA
- the LOC138703148 gene encoding serine-rich adhesin for platelets-like isoform X1, which translates to MLWDSSQVRRTTMRLPRPGRVPRSMLLFLCLTAAHNCHARPQQQQPTPGSTTETSSQRSVVAEGKQVTHNDAFFAPGAWRPIVPDTPVQHQLQIDQDRSRVRLEKGDDGKQRGGKSQNTADTQQLATTLTNNSTVTDRPGNNTGRAKQSSPLGDSIKSLANQLLGSNYFEKDSDESERDSDEDSSESMVDEDVRTPPRLKSQIKRKQNSQHTKLPPKTASTAQSYEDTEEESDHKGIAVPVIIEDDDDVDKTIEKLSQAESVGTPQPPTMTTQKKKTVTTRPTTTTTTTTTRPHYETTSSEGVSTWVLLSGSSSPTTPSHFTNKRKNNKSPTPAYHKVTSTTPAIEVQKIPPSSVSTKIPYYHTPLATTGTPYHKKPSTSTEQHYHFSPTTTTRKPVRTGITVSPGSLNQNETLEWLKLTKTRKPHPTRTTTIKTRIMSTTPTTTTTQAPVSTTKKRPTSLQTTNPKIQNRVTTVRPPIVTIIRQSVASTTEEQIASSAENGVEDNSAETSTDTTTKRPGHKKRKKNKNRRRRPSKKPDSNEDPESKTDDANASATNNKVATKERPLSTRIYNYLAREVMPSVGVGLLGLVVTAGLAGLIMYPFGGGLAARRTYEESGPHHHVSPNSYYHHGGYEGEMDGGQSEEEVFGKLLEGMNDKGEFTYSGIGEETTGYAGVSGMGTDIATDPAARHKGGRIEDGQSYSPGVRYNGGRIEDASRYDTRVRYDSGTAGYTKTPDSKLSHPYSQPYYGGDTQDRHQYESMATRSGEVGETAVEAQPLYSGAVNAASKPLYSGAVNAASEPLYSGAVNTASKPLYSGAVNTASKPLYSGAANAASKPSYNGAVNAASKQYGVGSVLVENNPHGPSGADTTAYGGHYYKSSYIDSQPYSGGIYPGMTAIGGQNFGNVQVDSKSGSHVSGAVPATENPSDAKQKTVSIVESKSPLSQQYRRGVSDNRQQYRDVIGTQPRSGGTIVAISVTKQPGSGNSGEKNSTNQLHVANKNETNPVRKNDDNHADQSGNFSIGSDILSRLSPQLQKRGTFVSGFVEHGPRSLRHRRDVSTSSKSTLPIGDERENEIDSDDSKLGSVNSEQNNKNLSQQSSGNSENLNNEVVSTAETTESSTIDDELTTYPIGNFKDFDLRTMTESTTLDNDLLATTNVSSEEEDDSDSEEDDDYETTVSSDITTISDDTSTKASYTELTTKTPETQFSLLGLFRRIAQFKLRVGLNLLKSTSQALTNYIERVQKRIDNDYNTYNDRSSSSRRIKRATSKGETNGKKIAEKLERMSKKQHTSLFKTIQRAVGV; encoded by the exons GTGAGGAGGACAACAATGAGACTGCCAAGGCCTGGCCGAGTTCCTCGGTCCATGTTGCTCTTCCTCTGTCTGACGGCGGCCCACAACTGCCATGCAAGACCTCAGCAGCAACAACCCACGCCAG GTTCTACAACTGAAACATCAAGCCAACGTTCTGTCGTAGCAGAAGGAAAACAGGTGACACACAACGATGCTTTCTTTGCACCCGGGGCCTGGAGACCCATTGTGCCCGACACACCAGTTCAGCATCAGCTTCAAATCGATCAAGATCGGAGCAG AGTCAGACTTGAGAAAGGGGATGATGGCAAACAAAGAGGAGGAAAGAGTCAAAATACAGCAGATACTCAACAACTGGCAACAACCCTTACCAACAATTCTACTGTAACAGACAGGCCTGGCAACAATACAGGGCGCGCCAAGCAATCTTCTCCGTTAGGTGATTCTATAAAATCATTAGCGAATCAATTATTAGGttctaattattttgaaaaagacAGCGATGAGAGTGAGCGAGACAGTGACGAAGACAGTAGTGAATCAATGGTGGACGAGGACGTGAGAACACCGCCCAGACTGAAGTCTCAAATAAAACGCAAGCAGAATAGCCAACACACAAAATTACCACCGAAGACTGCCTCAACCGCGCAGAGCTACGAGGATACGGAAGAAGAGTCAGATCATAAGGGAATTGCAGTGCCTGTTATCATTGAAGATGACGACGACGTGGATAAAACGATCGAGAAACTTTCTCAGGCCGAGTCGGTGGGCACTCCACAGCCGCCGACCATGACGACGCAGAAGAAGAAGACTGTGACGACAAGGCCCACAACCACGACAACTACCACAACCACGAGGCCCCATTACGAAACGACATCGTCAGAAGGCGTCTCGACGTGGGTGTTACTCAGCGGGAGCAGTTCCCCGACAACTCCTTCGCACTTCACCAACAAGAGGAAGAACAACAAATCGCCAACCCCGGCTTACCACAAGGTCACGTCCACCACACCGGCCATAGAAGTGCAGAAGATACCTCCGTCGTCAGTTTCTACCAAAATTCCATATTACCATACCCCTTTAGCCACAACGGGAACTCCGTACCACAAAAAACCCTCCACATCAACTGAACAACACTATCACTTCAGTCCTACAACGACGACAAGGAAGCCTGTCAGAACAGGGATAACGGTATCTCCTGGAAGCTTGAATCAAAACGAAACTCTCGAGTGGCTAAAACTGACGAAAACGCGTAAACCACATCCGACTCGCACGACGACAATTAAAACAAGAATTATGTCTACCACACCGACGACTACGACCACGCAGGCGCCTGTTTCTACGACTAAGAAGCGTCCGACAAGTCTGCAGACTACTAATCCGAAAATACAAAACAGGGTGACTACGGTTAGACCTCCAATAGTTACTATAATACGGCAATCTGTGGCCAGCACAACGGAAGAGCAGATTGCGTCGTCCGCAGAAAACGGAGTGGAAGATAACTCGGCCGAAACGTCCACTGATACCACAACAAAGCGACCGGGACACAAGAagcggaagaagaataaaaatcgaCGTCGCAGACCATCCAAGAAGCCGGACTCAAATGAAGACCCGGAAAGTAAAACTGATGATGCAAACGCATCGGCAACTAACAACAAAGTGGCTACGAAGGAACGTCCGCTGTCTACTAGGATATACAACTATCTGGCGCGCGAGGTGATGCCGTCGGTGGGGGTGGGTCTGCTGGGTCTCGTAGTGACAGCGGGGCTAGCGGGCCTCATCATGTACCCATTCGGCGGGGGGTTGGCCGCGAGGAGAACCTACGAGGAGTCGGGACCTCACCATCACGTGAGCCCCAACTCCTACTATCACCACGGAGGGTATGAGGGTGAAATGGACGGCGGACAGTCGGAGGAGGAGGTGTTCGGGAAATTACTGGAAGGGATGAACGACAAGGGGGAGTTTACGTACAGCGGAATAGGGGAGGAGACCACAGGGTATGCCGGTGTATCGGGAATGGGGACGGACATAGCGACAGATCCTGCTGCCAGGCACAAAGGGGGCAGGATAGAAGACGGGCAGTCGTACAGCCCTGGCGTGCGGTACAATGGAGGTAGGATAGAGGACGCGAGTAGATACGATACGAGGGTGCGGTACGACAGTGGGACAGCGGGGTACACGAAGACCCCAGACAGCAAGCTGAGCCACCCCTACTCGCAGCCGTACTACGGCGGAGACACGCAGGACAGGCATCAGTACGAATCAATGGCGACTAGAAGCGGCGAAGTAGGAGAAACGGCCGTAGAGGCGCAGCCCTTGTACAGCGGTGCAGTCAACGCGGCCTCGAAGCCCTTGTACAGCGGTGCAGTCAACGCGGCCTCGGAGCCCTTGTACAGCGGTGCAGTCAACACGGCCTCGAAGCCCTTGTACAGCGGTGCAGTCAACACGGCCTCGAAGCCCTTGTACAGCGGTGCAGCCAACGCGGCCTCGAAGCCCTCGTACAACGGTGCAGTCAACGCGGCCTCGAAGCAGTACGGCGTGGGCAGCGTGCTAGTCGAGAACAACCCGCACGGTCCTTCAGGTGCAGATACCACCGCGTACGGAGGGCATTACTACAAGTCCAGTTACATAGACTCCCAGCCCTATAGCGGAGGAATATATCCGGGCATGACTGCGATTGGGGGGCAAAACTTCGGAAATGTGCAAGTTGACAGCAAATCTGGATCACACGTCTCAGGGGCCGTGCCTGCCACAGAAAACCCATCCGACGCTAAGCAGAAGACAGTCAGTATCGTGGAGAGCAAGTCTCCGTTAAGCCAACAATATAGACGAGGTGTGTCTGACAACAGACAACAATACAGGGATGTGATAGGGACACAGCCACGTTCTGGAGGAACAATTGTTGCTATCTCCGTAACGAAACAACCTGGGTCTGGCAACTCAGGAGAGAAAAACTCGACCAACCAATTACATGTAGCAAATAAAAACGAAACAAATCCAGTTCGTAAAAACGACGACAATCATGCTGACCAAAGCGGTAATTTTAGCATAGGATCTGATATTCTGAGCAGGTTATCACCGCAACTACAGAAGAGAGGTACCTTTGTGTCAGGTTTTGTAGAACACGGACCTAGGAGTTTACGTCACAGGCGTGACGTCAGTACATCTTCTAAGAGCACTCTTCCTATAGGTGATGAGAGAGAAAACGAAATTGACAGTGACGATTCAAAATTAGGTAGTGTAAATAGTGAACAAAATAACAAGAATTTGTCGCAACAGTCTTCAGGAAATTCCGAAAATTTAAATAACGAAGTGGTATCAACGGCTGAAACCACAGAATCGTCCACAATCGACGACGAATTGACGACTTACCCGATTGGAAACTTCAAAGATTTTGACTTAAGAACGATGACTGAAAGCACGACACTCGATAACGACTTACTTGCGACGACGAACGTCAGCAGCGAAGAGGAAGATGACTCTGACAGTGAAGAAGACGATGATTATGAGACGACCGTGTCATCAGATATCACAACAATATCAGACGATACTTCCACCAAAGCCTCATACACGGAGCTGACGACCAAAACACCCGAAACTCAATTTTCACTTTTAGGTCTCTTTCGTCGTATAGCTCAGTTCAAACTCAGAGTGGGATTGAATCTTCTTAAAAGTACTTCTCAGGCTCTCACGAATTACATAGAAAGAGTTCAAAAGCGGATAGATAATGATTACAACACTTATAATGATAGATCATCCAGTTCTAGAAGAATCAAAAGAGCGACTTCAAAAGGAGAAACTAACGGGAAAAAAATAGCAGAGAAATTAGAAAGAATGAGCAAGAAGCAGCATACAAGCCTCTTCAAGACGATTCAGAGGGCAGTTGGGGTTTAA